Genomic segment of Campylobacter helveticus:
TATCCTTTCAATATCCTCATCGCTTAATTGTTCTCTTAGAAAAGTTTTTTGTTGAAGAAATGTTTGTTGTTTTTGAAGTGCTTTTTGATATTTTTTAAAGTCGATTAAGTCTTTGTTTTCGTGGATATTACCTAAAACGATGCAAGGTGTATGGTTTAAATACTCATCTAGTCCAGTAATTTTACGCGCTGAATATGTATCTCTAGGAATAAACTCTGTCTCTTCAAAATCAATCACTGAAATTGTCCCACCTGCACTTACAATATCCCCTGCATAAATCTTATTTCCCTTGCTATCTTTGTAGCCTGTATATAATTCTACTTGTGTTTCTTGTCCTGTCTTTTCATCACTAAGGATAAATTCACCTAATCTAAATTTAGCCTCATCGCCGTATAAAAATGCAATGTTGCAAACACACTCATCATTATTGCAACTTGCATAGTTTCCTCTTTCGTTTTTGCGTTTGAGTATTCTAAAGTCAAAGTCTTTTAAATTTTCAAAGTCTTTAAGCTTATAGATATTAATTAAGACTAAGATAAGTGTTTTTAGAATTTCTTTATATTCTACCTCTTCAAATACAAGCTTTCTATGGGTGTGATTATTAATTGTAAAATCTAAACAATCATTATATTTTTTAGACCTAATAAAACTTAGATGAAAATATTCATAGCTTTCATTATTTCCTAGATTAAAGCTGTTTTCATAGATTTTAAGGTTTTTATGCTTTTTAAAAAACTCTACGATATTATGGATAGAATTTAAGAGTTCTATGTTTTGTTCTAAGATGATTTTGGCTTTTTCTTTCATTACCCTACCTTTTCAATTTTAGGCTTACCATTTTCCTCAGGGCAAAGAAAGCGACAGCCGTTTTTAAATTCAGAGCACCCATAAAAAAAGCTTCCCTTTTGATTTTTGCTTTCTCTTCTTACTAAAAAGCCTTTTTGACATTGAGGGCAGCTATACTCACTTGGTTTAATTTTTTGTTTAGGACTTAAATCAGGTTTGCCATTTACGCTTTTAGCTTTAAAATCACAGCCCTCTTTATAAGCAGAGCAAGAGAAAAATTTCCCAAATTTGCCATCAAGCTCTCTTAAATATCCCTCTTTGCATTTAGGACAAGAAATTTTATTATCATTAGTTTGATTAAATTGCATTTTACTTCCTTTGTTTTCATTAATGAGTTCTAGTATAAAACTATCTATTTCTTTTAAAAATTCTTCCTTGCTTAAAGCTCCATTTAATATTTCTTTTTGTTTTTCAAACCATAAAGCCGTCATATCAGGCTGAGTAAGTAAAGGCGGAAGAGCTTTGATTAAGTTAATACCTTTCTCAGTCGCTTTAATCTTTTGTGCTTTATCCTTACTTACTTCGATATATTCTCTATCAATTAAAGTCTTAATATGATTTGACCTTGTTGCAGGTGTGCCTATGCCTCCACTCTCACCCTTTTTATCCTTATCCTTTTCAATTAAAAGCTTTTTAATTCTTTCATCTTTGACATATTTAGAGACCTGATTTAAATCTTTCAGTAAGGTTGTCATTGTATATAAAGGCTTAGGCTTGGTTTGTTCTTTTTTAAGCTCAATACTTTTACAAAGAGCAAAATTTAAAGCAAGTAAGCTTTCATAGTCTTTATGCTCTTTTGTTTCATTATTAGCAAAAAACTCTTTAAAGCCTAGCTTGGTATCTACTCTTTTACTTGTTTCAAATACATAAGTCTCCAAGCTAAAAGTGAAAGTAAAGCTTTCATACTCGCAAGGATTATAAAACTGCATTAAAAAGCGTTTAGAAATGAGTGTATAAACCTTTAGCTCATCAGCACTAAGCTTATTTAAATCAAGCCTCGTTTGAAGTGGCACTATGGCATAATGAGCTGAGAGCTTACTATCATCAAAGGCTTTACTTTTAATACTAGTGTTTGCACTATTTTGCCCTATGTCTTCATTAAAATTTGCTTTTAAAGTTTCTATTAAAGCAGGGGCTTCTTCAAATAAATTCTCAGGCAAATACTGACAATCACTTCTATTATATGAAATTGCTTTATGTGTTTCTCTTAGATTTTGCGTAAGTTTTAGGGTCTTATCAGGACTAAAGCCGTAAAGCTTAGAAGTTTCAGCTTGTAATTCTAAAAGATTAAAAGGTAGAGGCGGATATTCTTTTTTACTTTCCTTAGTGATATGTGCTTTAAATTCTTTATTCTCACAAAGAGTTTTAATTGCTAAAGCTTTATCTTCTTCGGTGA
This window contains:
- a CDS encoding DNA topoisomerase codes for the protein MTLFIAEKPELARAIAEGLSGEIKERQRSHIIKGENIITHAFGHILELKKPELYNKAYEKWNLNDLPLNLPRPLKRIAKAEAKNQLSVIVNFINDARVKEIVHCGDADEEGQILIDEILAYARNNKPVMRCLINDLTPKAIAKAIKEKKSNNEFKNLSASGFARNEADFLVGLNFTRLYTLLNQNNGGNGVISVGRVQTPILGLIVHRELDFKSHKALHYYAVSGNFALNNIIINAPLKLNKDEKITEEDKALAIKTLCENKEFKAHITKESKKEYPPLPFNLLELQAETSKLYGFSPDKTLKLTQNLRETHKAISYNRSDCQYLPENLFEEAPALIETLKANFNEDIGQNSANTSIKSKAFDDSKLSAHYAIVPLQTRLDLNKLSADELKVYTLISKRFLMQFYNPCEYESFTFTFSLETYVFETSKRVDTKLGFKEFFANNETKEHKDYESLLALNFALCKSIELKKEQTKPKPLYTMTTLLKDLNQVSKYVKDERIKKLLIEKDKDKKGESGGIGTPATRSNHIKTLIDREYIEVSKDKAQKIKATEKGINLIKALPPLLTQPDMTALWFEKQKEILNGALSKEEFLKEIDSFILELINENKGSKMQFNQTNDNKISCPKCKEGYLRELDGKFGKFFSCSAYKEGCDFKAKSVNGKPDLSPKQKIKPSEYSCPQCQKGFLVRRESKNQKGSFFYGCSEFKNGCRFLCPEENGKPKIEKVG
- a CDS encoding YopX family protein — translated: MKEKAKIILEQNIELLNSIHNIVEFFKKHKNLKIYENSFNLGNNESYEYFHLSFIRSKKYNDCLDFTINNHTHRKLVFEEVEYKEILKTLILVLINIYKLKDFENLKDFDFRILKRKNERGNYASCNNDECVCNIAFLYGDEAKFRLGEFILSDEKTGQETQVELYTGYKDSKGNKIYAGDIVSAGGTISVIDFEETEFIPRDTYSARKITGLDEYLNHTPCIVLGNIHENKDLIDFKKYQKALQKQQTFLQQKTFLREQLSDEDIERIMDSCMKEMKKKK